The Sulfurospirillum halorespirans DSM 13726 genome has a window encoding:
- a CDS encoding sensor histidine kinase, whose protein sequence is MVIALSAYEKRSLTRFLLIYLGSIYTFICLLAWMFYTIEIKNLHENYALKMRATASSIAHKIVTAHMMEDDTLQKCLKEKPAEQCFGLEKEYQLGLFGEGNMPLHVSFPEPVDFTKTFYLENNSFYALDESSQKHLGIHTIVLKHTHSSSMIHSLRLQTVFYLFLSLAFATILGYVLAKQFLKPIQEEINHLDTFIKDSTHELNTPITAILMSISTLKNVEEKKLKRIELSAKRIATLYGNLSYMLLHDKQNEDKSDVDVKKLIEERVEYFTDLMASKRINMTLNLREKSLHVNEEGLTKLIDNLLSNAIKYNRLNGSIEVTLDFEKLSVKDSGIGIASSKLGDISKRYKRANSDKGGFGIGLDIVNTICKTNGFRLEIASVEGEGSTFSVFF, encoded by the coding sequence TTGGTTATCGCTTTAAGTGCCTATGAAAAACGCTCGCTGACGAGGTTTTTACTCATCTACCTTGGCTCCATTTACACGTTCATCTGCTTGCTTGCGTGGATGTTTTACACCATTGAGATCAAAAATCTGCATGAAAACTACGCCCTAAAAATGCGAGCCACCGCTTCTAGCATCGCGCACAAAATCGTCACGGCGCACATGATGGAAGATGACACACTTCAAAAATGCCTTAAAGAAAAGCCCGCTGAGCAGTGTTTTGGCTTAGAAAAAGAGTACCAGCTCGGACTCTTTGGAGAAGGCAATATGCCTTTACATGTAAGCTTTCCTGAACCTGTGGATTTCACGAAAACGTTTTATCTTGAAAATAACAGTTTTTACGCACTGGATGAGAGTAGCCAAAAACATTTGGGCATTCACACTATAGTCCTCAAACACACGCATAGTTCGAGTATGATTCATTCTTTACGCTTGCAAACCGTGTTCTATTTATTCCTAAGTCTAGCATTTGCAACTATTTTGGGCTATGTCCTTGCCAAACAATTTCTCAAACCCATTCAAGAAGAGATCAACCATCTGGATACCTTCATCAAAGACTCAACCCATGAGCTAAACACGCCCATTACGGCGATTTTGATGAGTATCAGTACGCTTAAAAACGTGGAAGAGAAGAAGCTCAAACGCATCGAACTCAGTGCCAAACGCATTGCAACCTTGTACGGTAACCTCAGTTATATGCTTTTACATGACAAACAAAATGAAGATAAAAGCGATGTCGATGTGAAAAAGCTCATAGAGGAGCGCGTCGAGTATTTTACGGATTTGATGGCGAGCAAGCGCATTAATATGACGTTAAACCTGAGAGAAAAATCTTTACATGTAAACGAAGAGGGCCTTACCAAACTTATCGACAACCTGCTTTCCAACGCTATCAAATACAACCGTTTGAATGGCAGCATCGAAGTAACACTCGACTTTGAAAAACTCAGTGTCAAAGACAGTGGCATCGGCATAGCAAGCTCAAAACTGGGTGACATCAGCAAACGCTATAAACGCGCCAATAGCGATAAAGGCGGCTTTGGGATCGGTTTGGATATCGTCAACACCATCTGCAAAACCAATGGTTTTAGGCTTGAAATAGCCTCGGTTGAGGGCGAAGGCTCTACCTTTAGTGTCTTTTTCTAA
- a CDS encoding ABC transporter ATP-binding protein, whose protein sequence is MKPIVSIENLHKRFCKGSVCVANDISFSINEGEIFTILGRSGSGKTTLLRMLSGLENPDSGTICIGDKVVYDAKTNLPPNQREIAIVFQNYALLPHLSIAQNIAFGSKASQEELLHVMQKTKIETLSSKYPHEISGGQQQRVALARAILDKPKILLLDEPLSNIDTELRAILRAELKEMIKLFGITALFITHDKEDAFYLSSRIAIMDGGDILQIGTPKEVYNHPSSLYCANFLGKINALPQSLGFGEAYCRLDALRLSPDFTRKARIKEIVFYGNFYEIILDFEGATLSAYSFDDTLREGDVIGFEVDESKLITFA, encoded by the coding sequence ATGAAACCTATCGTTAGCATCGAAAATTTACACAAACGTTTTTGCAAAGGAAGTGTCTGTGTTGCCAATGACATTAGCTTTTCCATCAACGAAGGTGAAATTTTTACTATTTTAGGCAGAAGCGGTAGTGGTAAAACCACGCTTTTGCGTATGCTTTCAGGTCTTGAAAATCCTGACAGTGGAACGATTTGCATTGGCGATAAAGTTGTATATGACGCCAAAACCAATCTTCCGCCCAATCAGCGAGAAATCGCCATTGTCTTCCAAAACTACGCACTTTTACCTCATCTGAGCATCGCTCAAAACATCGCTTTTGGAAGCAAAGCGAGCCAAGAAGAGCTTTTACATGTAATGCAAAAAACCAAGATAGAAACGCTCTCTTCTAAGTACCCGCATGAGATCAGCGGGGGTCAGCAGCAGCGTGTTGCATTGGCGCGTGCTATCTTGGATAAGCCTAAGATTTTGCTGCTTGATGAACCACTGAGCAACATCGACACCGAGCTTAGAGCCATTTTAAGGGCAGAGCTTAAAGAGATGATCAAACTCTTTGGCATCACAGCCCTTTTCATCACGCACGACAAAGAAGATGCGTTTTATCTATCAAGTCGCATTGCCATTATGGATGGTGGTGACATCTTGCAAATTGGAACACCCAAAGAGGTTTACAATCACCCGAGTTCTCTCTACTGCGCCAATTTTTTAGGCAAAATCAACGCATTGCCTCAAAGTTTAGGTTTTGGTGAGGCGTATTGTCGTTTAGATGCGTTGCGTTTAAGCCCAGATTTTACGCGTAAAGCACGCATAAAAGAGATTGTTTTTTATGGAAATTTTTATGAAATTATTTTGGATTTTGAAGGGGCGACGCTGAGTGCATACAGTTTTGATGACACCTTAAGAGAGGGTGATGTGATAGGCTTTGAGGTTGATGAAAGTAAGCTCATAACGTTTGCTTAG
- a CDS encoding ABC transporter permease, with protein sequence MQKFKYLLAPLLGLVISLPIFSLVIYFIAQGDFSMTSINLSELLLYTKNTAFVLFGTAFLVLLLGISTAFMSARFEYFGSRFFSLIFVLPLAFPAYILGYSYVGFFEFHGILATLLSQPKVKLDILNIYGVTTILSFAMFPYVFILARVSFASISSTVVELVSLKQLSFCKAFFTVYLPLAYPAIFAGLVLAMMEVLSDYGTVAYFGVDTFSVGIFKSWFGYGNLNEAINLAIIMLLMVFSMMLAESRLRAKFRFISVTHSSKKAPKVKLKGLQNGIAFGLSMLISTFTLFIPTGVLLYWFYLDFNTLDWSSLTYLYRTLSLNILSSFIIIALAFGMEYASRFYPSKLGVISHKLSILGYSIPGAIIGIGILLFTNFIDQSFGKVVLGGSFFALIFAYLSRYFAASIGSVENGFSKIDKSIDDATIVFGTSEWGRIFKVYLPLMRPYLLSGFLILYIDLAKELPATLLLRPFNYDTIAIRIYELASNEILYKSAFPSLLLVLTTAIAVLLLNSKFVRGRR encoded by the coding sequence ATGCAAAAGTTTAAATATTTACTAGCCCCTCTTTTGGGGCTGGTAATCTCTCTTCCCATTTTTTCGCTTGTCATCTACTTTATCGCACAAGGCGATTTTTCGATGACTTCGATCAACCTATCAGAGCTTTTACTCTACACAAAAAACACTGCCTTTGTTCTCTTTGGAACAGCATTTTTAGTGCTTCTTTTAGGCATCAGTACAGCGTTTATGAGTGCGCGCTTTGAGTATTTTGGAAGTCGTTTTTTTAGCCTAATTTTTGTACTCCCTTTAGCCTTTCCAGCCTACATCTTAGGCTACAGTTATGTGGGGTTTTTTGAGTTTCATGGCATTTTAGCCACGCTTCTCTCCCAGCCCAAAGTTAAACTCGACATCTTAAATATTTACGGCGTTACGACAATTCTCTCTTTTGCGATGTTCCCGTATGTCTTCATTTTGGCGCGAGTTTCGTTTGCTTCCATCTCCTCAACGGTGGTAGAACTCGTTTCACTCAAACAGCTCTCATTTTGCAAAGCCTTTTTCACGGTCTATCTGCCTTTGGCGTACCCTGCCATTTTTGCGGGGCTTGTGCTTGCCATGATGGAAGTTTTGAGTGATTATGGAACAGTGGCGTACTTTGGTGTCGATACCTTTAGTGTGGGCATTTTTAAAAGTTGGTTTGGCTATGGCAATCTAAATGAGGCGATTAACCTTGCGATTATAATGCTCCTTATGGTTTTTAGCATGATGCTTGCAGAGTCCAGATTAAGAGCCAAATTTCGTTTTATCAGCGTCACCCATAGCAGTAAAAAAGCACCTAAAGTAAAACTTAAAGGCTTACAAAATGGCATCGCTTTTGGACTCTCTATGCTCATAAGCACCTTTACGCTCTTCATCCCAACGGGTGTGCTTTTGTACTGGTTTTATCTTGATTTTAACACACTGGATTGGAGTTCTTTAACCTATCTTTACCGTACACTTAGTCTCAATATTCTCTCCTCCTTTATCATCATCGCTTTAGCGTTTGGGATGGAGTATGCTTCGCGTTTTTACCCAAGCAAGCTAGGGGTCATTAGCCATAAACTCTCCATTCTTGGTTACTCCATTCCCGGAGCGATCATCGGTATAGGCATTTTACTTTTTACCAATTTTATCGATCAAAGTTTCGGCAAAGTCGTACTGGGTGGCTCATTTTTTGCGCTGATATTTGCGTATCTGAGCCGCTATTTTGCCGCAAGTATTGGCTCAGTCGAAAACGGTTTTAGCAAGATAGACAAAAGCATTGATGATGCGACCATCGTCTTTGGAACGAGCGAATGGGGGCGCATTTTTAAAGTCTATTTGCCACTGATGCGTCCTTATTTGCTGAGTGGCTTTTTGATTCTCTACATCGACCTTGCTAAGGAGCTTCCAGCGACCTTGCTTCTGCGACCATTTAATTATGACACCATTGCCATTCGCATTTACGAGTTAGCCAGCAACGAGATACTCTATAAAAGTGCCTTTCCATCGCTCTTATTGGTGCTCACAACCGCCATTGCGGTTTTATTACTCAATTCAAAATTTGTACGAGGTAGAAGATGA